One window from the genome of Alistipes sp. ZOR0009 encodes:
- a CDS encoding SixA phosphatase family protein has protein sequence MKTLYILRHAKASNSYSTFADIDRPLKETGVQEAYLLGRTLKKANFRVGQVMVSTAARALHTATIVARTALIPFAHISIDHRLYLPEAGVTLTIIRQTNNNINELMIVGHNPDLSELCNELLDNFSTELPTCGLVSISFNASSWSSIGKENSHKEFTIFPQ, from the coding sequence ATGAAAACCCTTTACATCCTACGCCACGCCAAAGCATCCAATAGTTACAGCACATTTGCAGACATCGACCGTCCTCTTAAAGAAACAGGAGTACAAGAAGCCTACCTGCTCGGTCGCACCCTTAAGAAAGCGAACTTTCGAGTAGGCCAAGTAATGGTGAGTACAGCAGCACGCGCCCTTCACACTGCAACCATAGTGGCACGCACGGCTCTCATCCCCTTTGCACATATATCTATAGACCATCGCCTATATCTCCCTGAAGCTGGCGTAACCCTTACCATAATTCGGCAAACAAACAACAATATAAATGAGCTAATGATAGTGGGACACAACCCTGATCTTTCAGAACTATGCAATGAACTTCTCGACAACTTTAGTACAGAACTTCCAACCTGTGGCTTAGTAAGCATCTCCTTTAATGCGAGTTCGTGGAGTTCTATTGGTAAAGAAAACAGCCACAAAGAATTCACCATATTTCCCCAATAA
- a CDS encoding RNA degradosome polyphosphate kinase has product MPLKDRKYINREISWLAFDLRVLQEAQDKNVPLIERIRFLGIFSNNMDEFFRVRVATLLRLSMLDKKERGYYGESPKQILNSIANLTKQSQILFEEVYNGLVEELKEHNVFIVNENELTCEQQLYVKDFFRTNIRYLLSPIMLNQVEKLPQLNDKSIYLAIKCSSTEHNRKDFALIAVPRDTSRFVVLPQDGKRKMIILLDDVIRANLPEVFKILPYNKFEAYTIKLTRDAEMDEDTDLTESILDKISKAVKNRKKGDPVRFVHDREIPKDLLKFLTSKLSIKSTNAQVGGGRYHNFKDFISFPNLIGSSAENTPLPPLSIKSFDTSSSLISEIEKKDRFLHYPYHNFAYFIRLLREAALDPDVVSIKISLYRVAFESKVVRALINAAENGKKVTAMVELRARFDEQANIYWSQRMEEVGINVLFGQPGFKVHSKLLLITRKDGKQQNHIAAISTGNFHEGNAGLYTDFTLFTANKRITCEVAHVFDFIETPYHTFRYKHLLVSPHGMRKGLMSLINAEIKNAKKGLPAFIFCKVNNLVDESIVDKIYEASSAGVKVQLIVRGMCSMIAGIEGRSENIQMTSIVDRFLEHSRIFAFGNNGKTKYFISSADWMTRNLDHRVEVAAPIYDPEIQMEIQKIIDLNLADNQKARIIDAELKNQYRHEPNSEPIRSQIELYNYYKQRVY; this is encoded by the coding sequence ATGCCACTAAAAGATAGAAAGTACATCAACAGAGAAATTAGCTGGTTGGCATTCGACCTGCGCGTCCTTCAGGAGGCACAGGACAAGAATGTTCCGCTCATTGAACGCATTCGCTTTTTAGGTATTTTCTCAAACAATATGGACGAATTTTTCCGTGTACGCGTCGCCACACTGCTGCGCTTATCCATGCTAGACAAGAAAGAGCGCGGATATTACGGAGAAAGCCCAAAACAAATACTAAACAGCATTGCCAACCTCACCAAGCAGTCGCAAATACTTTTTGAAGAGGTATACAACGGGCTGGTGGAGGAACTCAAAGAGCACAACGTTTTTATCGTAAACGAAAATGAGCTAACCTGTGAGCAGCAGCTATACGTGAAAGACTTTTTTCGCACCAACATTCGCTACCTGCTAAGCCCCATCATGCTAAATCAGGTAGAAAAGCTCCCCCAACTCAACGATAAATCGATATATCTTGCCATAAAATGTTCGAGTACCGAGCACAACCGTAAGGACTTTGCGCTAATTGCCGTACCTCGAGATACCTCCCGATTTGTGGTACTTCCTCAAGATGGAAAACGAAAGATGATCATCCTTTTAGATGATGTTATTCGGGCCAACCTTCCCGAGGTTTTCAAAATTTTGCCTTACAACAAGTTTGAAGCGTACACCATTAAGCTCACCCGCGATGCGGAAATGGACGAAGATACAGACCTTACAGAAAGTATTTTAGACAAGATATCTAAAGCTGTAAAAAACAGAAAGAAAGGTGACCCCGTTAGATTTGTTCACGATCGTGAAATTCCTAAAGATTTGCTAAAGTTTTTAACCTCTAAGCTAAGCATTAAGAGCACCAACGCGCAGGTGGGTGGTGGACGCTACCATAACTTTAAGGATTTCATTAGCTTCCCAAACCTAATCGGCAGCAGCGCCGAAAACACACCTCTACCACCACTTTCAATCAAATCGTTCGATACCAGCAGCAGCCTAATAAGCGAAATCGAAAAAAAGGATAGATTTCTACACTATCCCTACCACAACTTTGCCTATTTTATTCGGCTATTACGCGAAGCGGCCCTCGACCCTGATGTCGTAAGCATTAAAATATCACTTTACCGCGTTGCCTTCGAGAGTAAGGTGGTACGTGCGCTAATCAACGCTGCCGAAAACGGTAAAAAGGTAACAGCAATGGTAGAACTTCGCGCCCGCTTCGACGAGCAGGCCAACATCTACTGGTCACAACGCATGGAAGAAGTCGGCATAAACGTACTCTTTGGCCAACCAGGATTTAAAGTACATAGCAAGCTCCTTCTAATTACCAGAAAAGATGGAAAGCAGCAAAATCACATTGCAGCTATCAGCACCGGCAACTTCCACGAAGGCAATGCTGGACTATACACCGACTTCACTCTATTCACAGCCAACAAACGGATTACCTGCGAAGTAGCGCACGTGTTCGATTTTATCGAAACTCCATACCACACGTTCCGATACAAGCACCTGCTCGTTTCTCCGCACGGAATGCGCAAAGGGTTGATGTCTTTAATAAACGCAGAAATAAAGAATGCAAAAAAAGGGCTTCCTGCCTTCATTTTTTGTAAGGTAAACAACCTTGTAGACGAAAGCATTGTCGATAAAATTTACGAGGCCAGCAGTGCTGGAGTTAAGGTACAACTCATCGTTCGAGGCATGTGCTCCATGATTGCAGGCATAGAAGGCAGAAGCGAAAACATTCAGATGACGAGCATTGTAGACCGTTTCTTGGAGCATTCTCGTATCTTTGCGTTTGGCAATAATGGCAAAACAAAATATTTCATTTCCTCTGCCGACTGGATGACCCGTAACCTTGACCATCGGGTAGAAGTTGCTGCGCCAATTTACGATCCTGAAATTCAGATGGAGATTCAGAAGATTATCGATCTAAATCTAGCCGATAATCAAAAAGCTCGAATTATAGATGCTGAGCTAAAGAACCAGTATCGGCACGAACCCAATTCGGAACCAATACGCTCCCAGATAGAACTTTAC